The Halomonas sp. THAF5a genome segment CGTCCTTCGTCTGGCGACGCGTCGCCGCGGGGCACGCCCGTCAGGGCGTCGCTCGAGACCACGCGATCCCGGCCCGCCGTCTTGGCGCCGTAGAGGCGCCGATCGGCGCGACTGTAGAGGTGCTCGAAGCTGTCGTCATGCCGGGCCTCGCTCACGCCGATACTGACCGTGATTCGGTGGTCGGCGGCCGCGTCCGGCAGCGCCATGGCGCGGGTGGCGGCGAGGATGCGCTCGGCGAGCTGCCGCGCGGCGCGACGGTCGGTGTTCGGCAGCAGCACCGCGAACTCCTCGCCGCCCATGCGTGCCACGGTATCCAGGCCCCGCACCTGCTGACGGAGGGTCTCGGCGAACGAGGAGAGCACCGCGTCCCCGACCGGGTGGCCGTAGGTGTCGTTGATGTACTTGAAGTGATCCAGGTCGATCAGCATCAGGGCGAGCGGCGAGGGGTGGCGACGGCGGCGGGCGAACTCCCGTTCGGCCACCTCCTGCAGGCGTCGTCGGTTGTAGAGCCCGGTCAGCATGTCGGTCTGGCTCTGGAGGCGCATCATGTCTCGCTGGCGCTGCAGGCGCAGCATCATCAGCATCACCGCGCCGACGGCGGCCAGCACCATCACCAGCAGGCCGATCACCGCCAGGGTGAGCCGCCGCATCAGCTGGCGCTGTCCGGCGGAGGCGTTCTGCACCAGCAGGCTGAGCTCGCTGTAGCTCCAGGCGAGCCCCACCTCGATCTCGAAGCCGAGCTCACGCAGCGCATCGATCTCCTCGGCGTCGAGGCCGTCGCGTCGCGCCCGGGAGAAGCGGGTCAGCAGGGTCTCGACCCGTTCCTTCATCAGGCTCATCTCGTCGAGCAGCGGCGTGAAGTCCTGGGGGGGGAGGTCGCTGCGCAGGATCTGTACCCGGAGATTCATGATGCGCCGGGGAATGCGCAGCAGCAGCTCGGCCAGCTCATCCTGGTGGGCGTGGTGATCCGGATGGTCATCCTCGAGCCGCGCCAGGGCCATCAGCAGTTCCTGGGGATCCGACTGGGAGCGGACCACGTCGGCGACCATGGAGGTGTAGTCGGCGCCGACATGCTGGCGCGCCTGGACGGCGTAATACGCGATCGCCACGGTGCAGACCGTGGCGATCAGCCCGAAGGCCAGCAGCAGGCGACGGCGAAGCGCCTTCACCGGGAGCGTCGTCATCTGGCGCGGATTTCCTCGAGCGCCCAGATCCAGCGGTCCATCGGCACCGAGCCGTCCAGGACGGCCTCGGCGTCCTCGGGCACCACCAGCATCAGCGGGCCGAGTCGGTCCACGCCGATCGGCTCGCCGTCGAGCCGGGTCGCCAGCAGGTAGGCCTTCTCCTGGCGCTGGGCCTGGCTGAGGAAGGTGGTGTAGCCGTCATCGGCGATGAAGCGCACGCGCCGGGCGTCCTCCAGGCCATGCTGGGCCAGGAAGGCATCCAGCCAGACGCCCGAGAAGCGCCCCTCGGGGCCCTCGGGGTGCTGCATCCGGATGTGGTGCAGATCGCCGGTGGCCTCGATCGCGTCAAGCGAGAGCGTCTGGCGGTCGCTGCCCTGGGTGAGGGTCAGGATCGGCGCCTCGGTGGCGATGTCGTCCGAGGCCTGGCTACCCATGGCCAGCAGCAGGCAGAGCATCGGAAGAAGGCGCCGCAGAGTCGCCGGGAGAACGCGGTCGAGGCGGCGGGAGGACGGGAGGGTAGGCATGGCGTCGGCACTTCCTGAGTGAACGTGGGCGGTCCCGGTGTCCCATTGTTGGATGCCGGTTACGAAGTGTATCCAGAGGCTCCCACTATCTTAAATGCCGCCGATCTTGTCCATCGTCAGGCGCGATGTTGCCTCAACGCTATCAGACTGAAGAGTGAGCCGTTGATTCATGTTGAGGGTGGTAAACGTCATACCCTGACGGGGCGAGCTGCGGCGGGGTGAGCGAGGGGCGTGGCGATGGCAGGCATCGCCGAGGGCCCGCGGCCCCGTGGCGAGCACGGGACCGAGGCGGAGGGGGCATCCGTCACCCCCGGGCGTTCTCCTCGCGGCGACAGGCGGCCGCGGTGAACAGCACGTCGGTGGAGGAGTTCAGGGCGGTCTCGGTGGAGTCCTGCACCACGCTGATCACGAAGCCGATCGCCACTACCTGCATGGCCACGTCGGTGGAGATGCCGAACAGGTTGCTGGCCATGGGAATCAGCAGCAGCGAGCCGCCGGCCACGCCGGAGACGCCGCAGGCGGCCAGCGCCGAGACGATGCACAGCAGCAGGGCGGTGGGGAAGTCGACGCCGATCCCCAGGGTATGGGCGGCGGAGAGCGTGATCACGGTGATGGTGATGGCCGCGCCGCACATGTTGATCGTGGCGCCCAGCGGAATCGAGATGGCGTAGGTGTCGGCGTGCAGCCGGAGGCGCTTGCAGAGCTCCAGGTTGACCGGGATGTTGGCCGCCGAGCTGCGCGTGAAGAAGGCGGTGATGGCGCTGCCGCGCAGGCAGGTGAAGACCAGCGGGTAGGGGTTCTCGCGGGTCTGCCAGTAGACGATCAGCGGGTTGGTGACCAGGGCGACGAACAGCATGCAGCCGACGATCACCGCCAGCAGGTGGCCGTAGTCGAGCAGGGCGCTCATGCCCGACTCCGCCAGGGTGTTGGCGACCAGGCCGAAGATGCCCAGCGGGGCGAAGCGGATCACCAGGCGCACGATGTTCGAGACGGCCTCGGAGAGGTCGCCGAGCAGGGTGCGGGTGGCATCGCTCGCCTGGCGCAGCATGATGCCGAGGCCGATGGCCCAC includes the following:
- a CDS encoding GGDEF domain-containing protein, whose protein sequence is MTTLPVKALRRRLLLAFGLIATVCTVAIAYYAVQARQHVGADYTSMVADVVRSQSDPQELLMALARLEDDHPDHHAHQDELAELLLRIPRRIMNLRVQILRSDLPPQDFTPLLDEMSLMKERVETLLTRFSRARRDGLDAEEIDALRELGFEIEVGLAWSYSELSLLVQNASAGQRQLMRRLTLAVIGLLVMVLAAVGAVMLMMLRLQRQRDMMRLQSQTDMLTGLYNRRRLQEVAEREFARRRRHPSPLALMLIDLDHFKYINDTYGHPVGDAVLSSFAETLRQQVRGLDTVARMGGEEFAVLLPNTDRRAARQLAERILAATRAMALPDAAADHRITVSIGVSEARHDDSFEHLYSRADRRLYGAKTAGRDRVVSSDALTGVPRGDASPDEGRDAPERHSAS
- a CDS encoding molybdopterin-dependent oxidoreductase; this translates as MPTLPSSRRLDRVLPATLRRLLPMLCLLLAMGSQASDDIATEAPILTLTQGSDRQTLSLDAIEATGDLHHIRMQHPEGPEGRFSGVWLDAFLAQHGLEDARRVRFIADDGYTTFLSQAQRQEKAYLLATRLDGEPIGVDRLGPLMLVVPEDAEAVLDGSVPMDRWIWALEEIRAR
- the sstT gene encoding serine/threonine transporter SstT; the encoded protein is MIATLHTLGRPLMRLGLIPQIAIGIVCGILLATLAPDTAQSVSLLGELFISALKAVAPILVFVLVTAAIAGHRKGQPTHIRSVMVLYVIGTLVAALVAVAASFAFPTTLALDRPEVSGNPPGDIIEILQNLLLNAVANPVTALMEGNFIAILVWAIGLGIMLRQASDATRTLLGDLSEAVSNIVRLVIRFAPLGIFGLVANTLAESGMSALLDYGHLLAVIVGCMLFVALVTNPLIVYWQTRENPYPLVFTCLRGSAITAFFTRSSAANIPVNLELCKRLRLHADTYAISIPLGATINMCGAAITITVITLSAAHTLGIGVDFPTALLLCIVSALAACGVSGVAGGSLLLIPMASNLFGISTDVAMQVVAIGFVISVVQDSTETALNSSTDVLFTAAACRREENARG